From one Planktothrix agardhii NIES-204 genomic stretch:
- a CDS encoding hypothetical protein (conserved hypothetical protein): MTIFPIVQRQSFQNRYGVQMRHLWAKPLFYVVLGTILWGMGTGISLRANAETPETAPANVTNLLNQIDAAANRRDVEKVMGFYGSNFTNSDGLDYQSLRQVLKEFWNRYSQLNYRTELQSWQQNGDILTTTTITEITGTKKIDNREFALTSTITSQQQIQGEKIIKQEIIAEKNQLTLGKKPPTVVFNIPEQVKAGQEFNIDAIVQEPLENDILIGTAITEPITAETYNNSGLLQLEFLPSGGIFKVGKAPDIAGNNWISAILMRQGGVTLITQRLRVVK, from the coding sequence ATGACAATTTTTCCCATAGTTCAACGACAATCTTTTCAGAACAGGTATGGTGTACAGATGCGCCATTTATGGGCAAAGCCATTATTTTATGTAGTTCTAGGAACCATACTTTGGGGAATGGGTACGGGGATTTCCCTACGGGCGAATGCCGAAACCCCAGAAACAGCCCCCGCCAATGTCACTAATCTTTTAAATCAAATTGATGCCGCCGCTAATCGTCGAGACGTGGAAAAGGTAATGGGCTTTTATGGCTCTAATTTTACCAATTCTGATGGATTAGACTATCAAAGTTTGAGACAGGTTCTGAAAGAATTTTGGAATAGATATTCTCAACTTAATTATCGCACAGAATTACAATCTTGGCAACAAAATGGCGATATTTTAACCACAACAACTATTACGGAAATTACCGGAACTAAAAAAATTGATAATCGCGAGTTTGCCTTAACTTCCACCATCACATCACAGCAACAAATTCAAGGGGAAAAAATTATTAAACAGGAGATTATAGCAGAAAAAAATCAACTAACTTTAGGCAAGAAACCGCCAACGGTAGTTTTTAATATCCCAGAACAAGTCAAAGCGGGTCAGGAATTTAATATTGATGCAATTGTTCAAGAACCTTTAGAGAATGATATTTTAATTGGAACCGCCATTACAGAACCTATTACCGCAGAAACCTATAACAATTCCGGTCTTTTACAATTAGAATTTTTACCCTCTGGCGGTATTTTCAAAGTAGGTAAAGCTCCTGATATAGCCGGAAATAATTGGATTTCTGCTATTTTAATGCGTCAAGGAGGAGTAACCTTAATCACCCAACGCTTACGAGTAGTCAAATAA
- a CDS encoding putative oligopeptide ABC transporter ATP-binding protein, producing the protein MIPLLEVKNLAVKFFTLDGVVHAVNGISYQVYPGETLGIVGESGSGKSISVLSILGLIPSPPGKITEGEILFEGKNLIKFNPQQLQQIRGHEIAMVFQDPMTSLNPVLTIGKQLTEALQIHIKLTSEQAKNRAIKLLKQVGISNPEKRLKNYPHEFSGGMRQRVMIAMGLGCQPKLLIADEPTTALDVTVQAQVVELVKQLKNAQGMSVIWITHDLALLAGLADRIIVMYAGQIVEQATVHQLYKNPRHPYTIGLLESLPRLDQIRQEPLKAIAGMPPSLIDYPLGCPFAPRCRFAIEHCFQENPKLELIETEHQVACWVKPT; encoded by the coding sequence ATGATTCCTTTATTAGAGGTTAAAAATTTAGCTGTTAAGTTTTTTACCCTTGATGGGGTGGTTCATGCTGTGAATGGAATTTCCTATCAAGTCTATCCAGGGGAAACCCTAGGAATTGTTGGGGAGTCGGGGTCAGGAAAAAGTATTAGTGTCTTATCAATTTTAGGGTTAATTCCATCACCACCAGGGAAAATTACCGAAGGTGAAATTTTATTTGAAGGTAAAAATTTAATTAAATTCAATCCTCAACAATTACAACAAATTCGGGGTCATGAAATTGCGATGGTTTTTCAAGACCCGATGACTTCTCTTAACCCGGTTTTAACTATTGGTAAACAACTTACAGAAGCATTACAGATTCATATTAAATTAACATCAGAACAAGCTAAAAACCGAGCTATTAAACTATTGAAACAGGTGGGAATTTCCAATCCAGAAAAACGATTAAAAAACTATCCCCATGAATTTTCTGGAGGAATGCGTCAACGGGTAATGATTGCCATGGGTTTAGGATGTCAACCTAAATTATTAATCGCAGATGAACCCACTACCGCCTTAGATGTAACTGTTCAAGCGCAGGTTGTAGAATTAGTTAAACAACTAAAAAATGCACAGGGAATGTCTGTCATTTGGATTACCCATGATTTAGCATTATTAGCAGGATTAGCAGATAGAATTATAGTCATGTATGCGGGGCAAATTGTGGAACAAGCAACGGTACATCAACTATATAAAAACCCTCGTCATCCCTATACAATTGGACTATTAGAAAGTTTACCCCGACTGGATCAAATTCGTCAAGAACCGTTAAAAGCAATTGCTGGAATGCCACCCAGTTTAATAGATTATCCCCTAGGATGTCCCTTTGCTCCGCGATGTCGATTTGCGATTGAACATTGTTTTCAAGAAAACCCTAAATTAGAATTGATTGAAACCGAGCATCAAGTTGCTTGCTGGGTAAAACCAACTTAG
- the rpsA_2 gene encoding 30S ribosomal protein S1, which yields MATKNPSFSLDDFAKALDQQNYDLHKGQIVKGQVESYTSDGAYIDIKGAKSPGFIPKKEISIVEVEDVSEILPLKEERDFLIIREQNADGQILLSIRQLEMKQIWDQLLDAQNGGQSLQARVTGVNRGGVTVEVHSLRGFIPRSHLLEKDDLDSLVDQSLSVSILELDPERNKIVLSQRLASQSIGFSQLEVGQLVEGKVMGVKPFGVFVDIEGVTGLIHIKEVSQKYVESLPTLFPVGNFIKAMVISLDEGRHRISLSTRILENYPGEVVEKLSEVMESAEARSERAKKLIIL from the coding sequence ATGGCTACTAAAAACCCGTCCTTTTCTCTTGATGATTTTGCCAAAGCCCTAGATCAACAGAATTATGATTTACATAAAGGGCAAATCGTCAAGGGTCAGGTAGAATCCTATACCAGTGATGGTGCTTACATTGATATTAAAGGAGCTAAATCTCCTGGTTTTATTCCTAAAAAAGAGATTTCAATTGTAGAAGTTGAGGATGTTTCCGAAATTCTCCCCTTAAAAGAGGAGCGAGATTTTCTAATTATTAGAGAACAAAATGCCGATGGTCAAATCTTACTTTCCATCCGACAATTAGAAATGAAACAAATTTGGGATCAACTCCTAGATGCTCAAAATGGAGGTCAATCTTTACAAGCTAGAGTGACCGGAGTAAATCGAGGAGGTGTGACCGTTGAAGTTCATTCTTTACGAGGATTTATTCCTCGATCGCATCTCTTAGAAAAAGACGACCTAGATTCCTTAGTTGATCAATCTTTAAGTGTTAGTATTTTAGAATTAGATCCCGAACGGAATAAAATTGTTTTATCCCAAAGATTAGCCTCTCAATCCATCGGTTTTAGTCAACTAGAAGTCGGTCAACTGGTGGAAGGAAAAGTCATGGGAGTTAAACCCTTTGGCGTGTTTGTGGATATTGAAGGAGTGACCGGATTAATTCACATTAAAGAAGTCAGTCAAAAATATGTTGAATCTTTACCCACCCTTTTCCCCGTAGGTAACTTTATCAAAGCAATGGTGATTAGTTTAGATGAAGGTCGCCATCGGATTTCCCTCTCTACCCGAATATTAGAAAATTATCCAGGTGAAGTAGTCGAGAAATTATCAGAAGTGATGGAATCAGCCGAAGCTCGTTCAGAAAGAGCTAAAAAGTTAATTATTCTGTAA
- a CDS encoding UDP-N-acetylglucosamine--N-acetylmuramyl-(pentapeptide) pyrophosphoryl-undecaprenol N-acetylglucosamine transferase produces the protein MSQTPIRLLIAASGTGGHLFPAIATAENLSDFEIEWLGVPDRLERELVPSQYPLHTISVEGFQQRLGLGTLKILVKFARSLVQVRHLLKKGKFRGVFTTGGYIAAPAIIAARSLGLPVILHESNALPGKVTRNFSPWCNAVGLGFEAAIPYLPRTNTVVVGTPVRPNFLQTSAPLSFFLPDEVPVIVVVGGSQGAVSVNKLVREAAPTWFEAGAWVVHLTGNNDPDVEVLNHPQYIKMPFYNDMAALFQRATFAVSRAGAGTLTELAITHTPSILIPYPFAAEDHQTYNAKVFAGAGAAWMFPQKDLTADLLASKVLYLLQSPQQLQKMAQATASVAITNSAEQLGDLIRKLVV, from the coding sequence TTGAGTCAAACACCCATTCGCTTACTCATTGCCGCCAGTGGGACAGGTGGACATTTATTTCCGGCGATCGCCACCGCCGAAAACCTGTCTGATTTTGAGATAGAATGGTTAGGTGTACCCGATCGCCTCGAACGAGAATTAGTCCCGTCCCAATATCCCCTCCATACCATCTCCGTTGAAGGCTTCCAGCAACGCCTGGGTTTAGGAACCCTAAAAATCTTAGTCAAATTCGCCCGTTCCCTGGTGCAAGTTCGCCATCTCCTGAAAAAAGGTAAGTTTCGCGGGGTATTCACCACCGGAGGCTATATTGCAGCACCCGCTATTATTGCGGCTCGTTCCCTCGGTCTACCCGTAATTCTCCATGAGTCTAATGCTTTACCTGGAAAAGTGACTCGCAATTTTAGCCCCTGGTGTAATGCCGTGGGTTTAGGGTTTGAAGCGGCTATTCCTTATCTTCCCCGTACTAATACGGTTGTAGTCGGAACCCCCGTGCGTCCCAACTTTCTCCAGACTTCTGCACCCTTATCTTTTTTCCTCCCCGATGAGGTTCCCGTTATTGTGGTGGTTGGGGGAAGTCAAGGGGCGGTAAGTGTGAATAAATTAGTCCGAGAGGCTGCTCCTACTTGGTTTGAAGCCGGGGCGTGGGTAGTCCATTTAACGGGAAATAATGACCCCGACGTCGAGGTGTTAAACCATCCTCAGTATATTAAAATGCCTTTTTATAATGATATGGCAGCCCTGTTTCAACGGGCGACTTTTGCCGTGAGTCGGGCAGGGGCAGGAACCTTAACGGAATTAGCCATTACCCACACCCCCTCAATTTTAATTCCCTATCCCTTTGCCGCCGAAGATCATCAAACCTATAATGCCAAGGTTTTTGCCGGGGCGGGTGCGGCGTGGATGTTTCCACAAAAGGACTTGACCGCAGACCTGTTAGCGAGTAAAGTTTTGTATCTGTTACAATCACCTCAACAGTTACAAAAAATGGCCCAAGCCACCGCCTCCGTTGCCATCACCAACAGTGCAGAACAATTAGGGGATTTAATCAGAAAGCTTGTAGTTTAG
- the pyrF gene encoding orotidine 5'-phosphate decarboxylase yields MNLDKIIVPLDVSSKEDAIALVEKLHQVTFWKVGLELFVSCGPEILTFLKSQEKRIFLDLKFHDIPNTVAGACRSASRYGVDLITLHATAGKTAMKAAQMAAEDGAKEAGYPVPKLIAITLLTSLNSRDLAFDLKVPLELPEYALSMALLAQESGLAGAVCSPQEVAQLRQTCGDEFLLVCPGVRPVWADKGDQQRTFTPSEALKAGANYLVIGRPITASNDPVKALERIIDEIK; encoded by the coding sequence ATGAACTTAGATAAAATTATTGTTCCCTTGGATGTTTCTAGTAAAGAAGATGCGATCGCCCTAGTTGAAAAACTGCATCAAGTTACATTCTGGAAAGTGGGTTTAGAATTATTTGTTAGTTGTGGCCCAGAAATTTTAACCTTCCTCAAATCTCAAGAAAAACGCATTTTTCTGGATTTAAAATTTCATGATATTCCTAATACCGTTGCTGGAGCTTGTCGGTCTGCTTCCCGATATGGTGTGGATTTAATTACCCTTCATGCAACAGCCGGAAAAACAGCCATGAAAGCCGCACAAATGGCCGCAGAAGATGGCGCAAAGGAGGCGGGTTATCCCGTCCCCAAATTAATCGCTATTACCCTATTAACCAGTTTAAATTCTAGGGATTTAGCCTTTGATTTAAAAGTGCCTTTAGAGTTACCTGAATATGCTTTAAGTATGGCTTTATTAGCTCAAGAAAGTGGGTTGGCGGGGGCAGTTTGTTCTCCCCAGGAAGTCGCCCAACTCCGTCAAACCTGTGGGGATGAGTTTCTATTAGTTTGTCCGGGGGTACGTCCGGTTTGGGCAGATAAAGGCGATCAACAACGAACTTTTACCCCATCCGAAGCCCTGAAAGCCGGGGCGAATTATCTGGTTATTGGACGTCCGATCACCGCCTCTAATGATCCCGTTAAGGCCCTAGAACGTATTATTGATGAAATTAAGTAA
- a CDS encoding pentapeptide repeat-containing protein codes for MKFATVATTVVMMILGLTVPAQAENPAHLKQLLETKNCPGCDLSGAQLAGVNLQGANLRGANLKGANLHGANLNEVNFNRAVLTEANLESADLVAAKLHGANLEQSNLSYSNLSLAGLVIANLNHANLSHANLIGANLESADLTGANLRNTQQSVATLGEVKLKEGSLYGFDVSGVNFRDADLTGANLTGANLTASDLAGATLENTTMINANLMDIRR; via the coding sequence ATGAAATTCGCAACAGTAGCCACCACAGTAGTGATGATGATCTTGGGTTTAACTGTTCCCGCTCAGGCTGAGAACCCCGCCCATCTCAAGCAGCTATTGGAAACCAAAAACTGCCCTGGATGTGACCTTAGCGGTGCTCAGTTAGCAGGTGTGAACCTTCAAGGTGCTAATCTTCGAGGTGCCAACTTGAAAGGAGCTAATTTACATGGTGCTAATCTGAATGAAGTTAATTTTAATCGGGCTGTATTGACCGAAGCGAATTTAGAAAGTGCCGATCTAGTTGCAGCTAAGTTACATGGGGCTAATTTAGAGCAATCTAATTTGAGCTATTCTAACCTGAGTTTAGCGGGTTTAGTAATTGCTAATTTAAACCATGCTAACTTGAGTCATGCTAATCTGATTGGAGCAAATTTAGAGAGTGCAGATCTAACGGGTGCTAACCTCAGAAATACTCAACAATCTGTTGCTACTTTAGGTGAAGTGAAGCTAAAAGAAGGCAGTTTATACGGATTTGATGTCAGTGGTGTTAATTTCCGCGATGCCGATTTAACAGGCGCTAATCTCACGGGTGCAAATTTAACCGCTTCAGATTTAGCCGGAGCGACTTTAGAAAATACCACAATGATTAATGCAAATTTAATGGATATTCGTCGTTGA